Proteins encoded within one genomic window of Oncorhynchus keta strain PuntledgeMale-10-30-2019 chromosome 12, Oket_V2, whole genome shotgun sequence:
- the LOC127906340 gene encoding uncharacterized protein LOC127906340 isoform X17, translating into MVCLWLCLALLLSPHKVPTRPCYSRVCLWLCLVLLLSPHKVPTRPWSSRVCLWLCLVLLLSPHKVPTRPWSSRVCLWLCLVLLLSPHKVPTRPWSSRVCLWLCLVLLLSPHKVPTRPWSSMVCLWLCLALLLSPHKVPMRPCYSRVCLWLCLVLLLSPHKVPTRPWSSRVCLWLCLVLLLSPHKVPTRPCYSRVCLWLCLVLLLSPHKVPTRPCYSRVCLWLCLALLLSPHKVPTRPWSSRVCLWLCLVLLLSPHKVPTRPCYSRVCLWLCLVLLLSPHKVPTRTCYSRVCLWLCLALLLSPHKVPTRPWSSRVCLCLCLACYSLLTRFQHVPAIPGWVSGSAWSCYSLLTRFQHVPGLLGCVSGSVLTKHSGISPVTSLQF; encoded by the exons atggtgtgtctctggctctgcctggccctgctactctctcctcacAAGGTTCCAACGCGTCCCTGCTATTCCagggtgtgtctctggctctgcctggtcctgctactctctcctcacAAGGTTCCAACACGTCCCTGGTCTTCTagggtgtgtctctggctctgcctggtcctgctactctctcctcacAAGGTTCCAACACGTCCCTGGTCTTCTagggtgtgtctctggctctgcctggtcctgctactctctcctcacAAG GTTCCAACACGTCCCTGGTCTTCTagggtgtgtctctggctctgcctggtcctgctactctctcctcacAAGGTTCCAACACGTCCCTGGTCTTCTatggtgtgtctctggctctgcctggccctgctactctctcctcacAAGGTTCCAATGCGTCCCTGCTATTCCagggtgtgtctctggctctgcctggtcctgctactctctcctcacAAGGTTCCAACACGTCCCTGGTCTTCTagggtgtgtctctggctctgcctggtcctgctactctctcctcacAAGGTTCCAACGCGTCCCTGCTATTCCagggtgtgtctctggctctgcctggtcctgctactctctcctcacAAG GTTCCAACACGTCCCTGCTATTCCagggtgtgtctctggctctgcctggccctgctactctctcctcacAAGGTTCCAACACGTCCCTGGTCTTCTagggtgtgtctctggctctgcctggtcctgctactctctcctcacAAG GTTCCAACGCGTCCCTGCTATTCCagggtgtgtctctggctctgcctggtcctgctactctctcctcacAAGGTTCCAACGCGTACCTGCTATTCCagggtgtgtctctggctctgcctggccctgctactctctcctcacAAGGTTCCAACGCGTCCCTGGTCTTCTagggtgtgtctctgtctctgcctggcctgctactctctcctcacAAGGTTCCAACACGTCCCTGCTATTCCAGGGTGGGTCTCTGGCTCTGCCTGGTcctgctactctctcctcacAAGGTTCCAACACGTCCCTGGTCTTCTagggtgtgtctctggctctgtCCTCACCAAGCACAGTGGCATCAGCCCCGTCACCAGCCTACAGTTCTAA
- the LOC127906340 gene encoding uncharacterized protein LOC127906340 isoform X38 — protein sequence MVCLWLCLALLLSPHKVPTRPCYSRVCLWLCLVLLLSPHKVPTRPWSSRVCLWLCLVLLLSPHKVPTRPWSSRVCLWLCLVLLLSPHKVPTRPWSSRVCLWLCLVLLLSPHKVPTRPWSSMVCLWLCLALLLSPHKVPMRPCYSRVCLWLCLVLLLSPHKVPTRPCYSRVCLWLCLALLLSPHKVPTRPWSSRVCLWLCLVLLLSPHKVPTRPCYSRVCLWLCLVLLLSPHKVPTRTCYSRVCLWLCLALLLSPHKVPTRPWSSRVCLCLCLACYSLLTRFQHVPAIPGWVSGSAWSCYSLLTRFQHVPGLLGCVSGSVLTKHSGISPVTSLQF from the exons atggtgtgtctctggctctgcctggccctgctactctctcctcacAAGGTTCCAACGCGTCCCTGCTATTCCagggtgtgtctctggctctgcctggtcctgctactctctcctcacAAGGTTCCAACACGTCCCTGGTCTTCTagggtgtgtctctggctctgcctggtcctgctactctctcctcacAAGGTTCCAACACGTCCCTGGTCTTCTagggtgtgtctctggctctgcctggtcctgctactctctcctcacAAG GTTCCAACACGTCCCTGGTCTTCTagggtgtgtctctggctctgcctggtcctgctactctctcctcacAAGGTTCCAACACGTCCCTGGTCTTCTatggtgtgtctctggctctgcctggccctgctactctctcctcacAAGGTTCCAATGCGTCCCTGCTATTCCagggtgtgtctctggctctgcctggtcctgctactctctcctcacAAG GTTCCAACACGTCCCTGCTATTCCagggtgtgtctctggctctgcctggccctgctactctctcctcacAAGGTTCCAACACGTCCCTGGTCTTCTagggtgtgtctctggctctgcctggtcctgctactctctcctcacAAG GTTCCAACGCGTCCCTGCTATTCCagggtgtgtctctggctctgcctggtcctgctactctctcctcacAAGGTTCCAACGCGTACCTGCTATTCCagggtgtgtctctggctctgcctggccctgctactctctcctcacAAGGTTCCAACGCGTCCCTGGTCTTCTagggtgtgtctctgtctctgcctggcctgctactctctcctcacAAGGTTCCAACACGTCCCTGCTATTCCAGGGTGGGTCTCTGGCTCTGCCTGGTcctgctactctctcctcacAAGGTTCCAACACGTCCCTGGTCTTCTagggtgtgtctctggctctgtCCTCACCAAGCACAGTGGCATCAGCCCCGTCACCAGCCTACAGTTCTAA
- the LOC127906340 gene encoding uncharacterized protein LOC127906340 isoform X25, producing the protein MVCLWLCLALLLSPHKVPTRPCYSRVCLWLCLVLLLSPHKVPTRPWSSRVCLWLCLVLLLSPHKVPTRPWSSRVCLWLCLVLLLSPHKVPMRPCYSRVCLWLCLVLLLSPHKVPTRPWSSRVCLWLCLVLLLSPHKVPTRPCYSRVCLWLCLVLLLSPHKVPTRPCYSRVCLWLCLALLLSPHKVPTRPCYSRVCLWLCLALLLSPHKVPTRPWSSRVCLWLCLVLLLSPHKVPTRPCYSRVCLWLCLVLLLSPHKVPTRTCYSRVCLWLCLALLLSPHKVPTRPWSSRVCLCLCLACYSLLTRFQHVPAIPGWVSGSAWSCYSLLTRFQHVPGLLGCVSGSVLTKHSGISPVTSLQF; encoded by the exons atggtgtgtctctggctctgcctggccctgctactctctcctcacAAGGTTCCAACGCGTCCCTGCTATTCCagggtgtgtctctggctctgcctggtcctgctactctctcctcacAAGGTTCCAACACGTCCCTGGTCTTCTagggtgtgtctctggctctgcctggtcctgctactctctcctcacAAGGTTCCAACACGTCCCTGGTCTTCTagggtgtgtctctggctctgcctggtcctgctactctctcctcacAAG GTTCCAATGCGTCCCTGCTATTCCagggtgtgtctctggctctgcctggtcctgctactctctcctcacAAGGTTCCAACACGTCCCTGGTCTTCTagggtgtgtctctggctctgcctggtcctgctactctctcctcacAAGGTTCCAACGCGTCCCTGCTATTCCagggtgtgtctctggctctgcctggtcctgctactctctcctcacAAGGTTCCAACACGTCCCTGCTATTCCagggtgtgtctctggctctgcctggccctgctactctctcctcacAAGGTTCCAACACGTCCCTGCTATTCCagggtgtgtctctggctctgcctggccctgctactctctcctcacAAGGTTCCAACACGTCCCTGGTCTTCTagggtgtgtctctggctctgcctggtcctgctactctctcctcacAAG GTTCCAACGCGTCCCTGCTATTCCagggtgtgtctctggctctgcctggtcctgctactctctcctcacAAGGTTCCAACGCGTACCTGCTATTCCagggtgtgtctctggctctgcctggccctgctactctctcctcacAAGGTTCCAACGCGTCCCTGGTCTTCTagggtgtgtctctgtctctgcctggcctgctactctctcctcacAAGGTTCCAACACGTCCCTGCTATTCCAGGGTGGGTCTCTGGCTCTGCCTGGTcctgctactctctcctcacAAGGTTCCAACACGTCCCTGGTCTTCTagggtgtgtctctggctctgtCCTCACCAAGCACAGTGGCATCAGCCCCGTCACCAGCCTACAGTTCTAA
- the LOC127906340 gene encoding uncharacterized protein LOC127906340 isoform X35 — protein MVCLWLCLALLLSPHKVPTRPCYSRVCLWLCLVLLLSPHKVPTRPWSSRVCLWLCLVLLLSPHKVPTRPWSSRVCLWLCLVLLLSPHKVPTRPWSSRVCLWLCLVLLLSPHKVPTRPCYSRVCLWLCLVLLLSPHKVPTRPCYSRVCLWLCLALLLSPHKVPTRPCYSRVCLWLCLALLLSPHKVPTRPWSSRVCLWLCLVLLLSPHKVPTRPCYSRVCLWLCLVLLLSPHKVPTRTCYSRVCLWLCLALLLSPHKVPTRPWSSRVCLCLCLACYSLLTRFQHVPAIPGWVSGSAWSCYSLLTRFQHVPGLLGCVSGSVLTKHSGISPVTSLQF, from the exons atggtgtgtctctggctctgcctggccctgctactctctcctcacAAGGTTCCAACGCGTCCCTGCTATTCCagggtgtgtctctggctctgcctggtcctgctactctctcctcacAAGGTTCCAACACGTCCCTGGTCTTCTagggtgtgtctctggctctgcctggtcctgctactctctcctcacAAGGTTCCAACACGTCCCTGGTCTTCTagggtgtgtctctggctctgcctggtcctgctactctctcctcacAAG GTTCCAACACGTCCCTGGTCTTCTagggtgtgtctctggctctgcctggtcctgctactctctcctcacAAGGTTCCAACGCGTCCCTGCTATTCCagggtgtgtctctggctctgcctggtcctgctactctctcctcacAAGGTTCCAACACGTCCCTGCTATTCCagggtgtgtctctggctctgcctggccctgctactctctcctcacAAGGTTCCAACACGTCCCTGCTATTCCagggtgtgtctctggctctgcctggccctgctactctctcctcacAAGGTTCCAACACGTCCCTGGTCTTCTagggtgtgtctctggctctgcctggtcctgctactctctcctcacAAG GTTCCAACGCGTCCCTGCTATTCCagggtgtgtctctggctctgcctggtcctgctactctctcctcacAAGGTTCCAACGCGTACCTGCTATTCCagggtgtgtctctggctctgcctggccctgctactctctcctcacAAGGTTCCAACGCGTCCCTGGTCTTCTagggtgtgtctctgtctctgcctggcctgctactctctcctcacAAGGTTCCAACACGTCCCTGCTATTCCAGGGTGGGTCTCTGGCTCTGCCTGGTcctgctactctctcctcacAAGGTTCCAACACGTCCCTGGTCTTCTagggtgtgtctctggctctgtCCTCACCAAGCACAGTGGCATCAGCCCCGTCACCAGCCTACAGTTCTAA
- the LOC127906340 gene encoding uncharacterized protein LOC127906340 isoform X36, with amino-acid sequence MVCLWLCLALLLSPHKVPTRPCYSRVCLWLCLVLLLSPHKVPTRPWSSRVCLWLCLVLLLSPHKVPMRPCYSRVCLWLCLVLLLSPHKVPTRPWSSRVCLWLCLVLLLSPHKVPTRPCYSRVCLWLCLVLLLSPHKVPTRPCYSRVCLWLCLALLLSPHKVPTRPCYSRVCLWLCLALLLSPHKVPTRPWSSRVCLWLCLVLLLSPHKVPTRPCYSRVCLWLCLVLLLSPHKVPTRTCYSRVCLWLCLALLLSPHKVPTRPWSSRVCLCLCLACYSLLTRFQHVPAIPGWVSGSAWSCYSLLTRFQHVPGLLGCVSGSVLTKHSGISPVTSLQF; translated from the exons atggtgtgtctctggctctgcctggccctgctactctctcctcacAAGGTTCCAACGCGTCCCTGCTATTCCagggtgtgtctctggctctgcctggtcctgctactctctcctcacAAGGTTCCAACACGTCCCTGGTCTTCTagggtgtgtctctggctctgcctggtcctgctactctctcctcacAAG GTTCCAATGCGTCCCTGCTATTCCagggtgtgtctctggctctgcctggtcctgctactctctcctcacAAGGTTCCAACACGTCCCTGGTCTTCTagggtgtgtctctggctctgcctggtcctgctactctctcctcacAAGGTTCCAACGCGTCCCTGCTATTCCagggtgtgtctctggctctgcctggtcctgctactctctcctcacAAGGTTCCAACACGTCCCTGCTATTCCagggtgtgtctctggctctgcctggccctgctactctctcctcacAAGGTTCCAACACGTCCCTGCTATTCCagggtgtgtctctggctctgcctggccctgctactctctcctcacAAGGTTCCAACACGTCCCTGGTCTTCTagggtgtgtctctggctctgcctggtcctgctactctctcctcacAAG GTTCCAACGCGTCCCTGCTATTCCagggtgtgtctctggctctgcctggtcctgctactctctcctcacAAGGTTCCAACGCGTACCTGCTATTCCagggtgtgtctctggctctgcctggccctgctactctctcctcacAAGGTTCCAACGCGTCCCTGGTCTTCTagggtgtgtctctgtctctgcctggcctgctactctctcctcacAAGGTTCCAACACGTCCCTGCTATTCCAGGGTGGGTCTCTGGCTCTGCCTGGTcctgctactctctcctcacAAGGTTCCAACACGTCCCTGGTCTTCTagggtgtgtctctggctctgtCCTCACCAAGCACAGTGGCATCAGCCCCGTCACCAGCCTACAGTTCTAA
- the LOC127906340 gene encoding uncharacterized protein LOC127906340 isoform X44, which produces MVCLWLCLALLLSPHKVPTRPCYSRVCLWLCLVLLLSPHKVPTRPWSSRVCLWLCLVLLLSPHKVPTRPWSSRVCLWLCLVLLLSPHKVPTRPCYSRVCLWLCLVLLLSPHKVPTRPCYSRVCLWLCLALLLSPHKVPTRPCYSRVCLWLCLALLLSPHKVPTRPWSSRVCLWLCLVLLLSPHKVPTRPCYSRVCLWLCLVLLLSPHKVPTRTCYSRVCLWLCLALLLSPHKVPTRPWSSRVCLCLCLACYSLLTRFQHVPAIPGWVSGSAWSCYSLLTRFQHVPGLLGCVSGSVLTKHSGISPVTSLQF; this is translated from the exons atggtgtgtctctggctctgcctggccctgctactctctcctcacAAGGTTCCAACGCGTCCCTGCTATTCCagggtgtgtctctggctctgcctggtcctgctactctctcctcacAAGGTTCCAACACGTCCCTGGTCTTCTagggtgtgtctctggctctgcctggtcctgctactctctcctcacAAG GTTCCAACACGTCCCTGGTCTTCTagggtgtgtctctggctctgcctggtcctgctactctctcctcacAAGGTTCCAACGCGTCCCTGCTATTCCagggtgtgtctctggctctgcctggtcctgctactctctcctcacAAGGTTCCAACACGTCCCTGCTATTCCagggtgtgtctctggctctgcctggccctgctactctctcctcacAAGGTTCCAACACGTCCCTGCTATTCCagggtgtgtctctggctctgcctggccctgctactctctcctcacAAGGTTCCAACACGTCCCTGGTCTTCTagggtgtgtctctggctctgcctggtcctgctactctctcctcacAAG GTTCCAACGCGTCCCTGCTATTCCagggtgtgtctctggctctgcctggtcctgctactctctcctcacAAGGTTCCAACGCGTACCTGCTATTCCagggtgtgtctctggctctgcctggccctgctactctctcctcacAAGGTTCCAACGCGTCCCTGGTCTTCTagggtgtgtctctgtctctgcctggcctgctactctctcctcacAAGGTTCCAACACGTCCCTGCTATTCCAGGGTGGGTCTCTGGCTCTGCCTGGTcctgctactctctcctcacAAGGTTCCAACACGTCCCTGGTCTTCTagggtgtgtctctggctctgtCCTCACCAAGCACAGTGGCATCAGCCCCGTCACCAGCCTACAGTTCTAA
- the LOC127906340 gene encoding uncharacterized protein LOC127906340 isoform X24, which yields MVCLWLCLALLLSPHKVPTRPCYSRVCLWLCLVLLLSPHKVPTRPWSSRVCLWLCLVLLLSPHKVPTRPWSSMVCLWLCLALLLSPHKVPMRPCYSRVCLWLCLVLLLSPHKVPTRPWSSRVCLWLCLVLLLSPHKVPTRPCYSRVCLWLCLVLLLSPHKVPTRPCYSRVCLWLCLALLLSPHKVPTRPCYSRVCLWLCLALLLSPHKVPTRPWSSRVCLWLCLVLLLSPHKVPTRPCYSRVCLWLCLVLLLSPHKVPTRTCYSRVCLWLCLALLLSPHKVPTRPWSSRVCLCLCLACYSLLTRFQHVPAIPGWVSGSAWSCYSLLTRFQHVPGLLGCVSGSVLTKHSGISPVTSLQF from the exons atggtgtgtctctggctctgcctggccctgctactctctcctcacAAGGTTCCAACGCGTCCCTGCTATTCCagggtgtgtctctggctctgcctggtcctgctactctctcctcacAAG GTTCCAACACGTCCCTGGTCTTCTagggtgtgtctctggctctgcctggtcctgctactctctcctcacAAGGTTCCAACACGTCCCTGGTCTTCTatggtgtgtctctggctctgcctggccctgctactctctcctcacAAGGTTCCAATGCGTCCCTGCTATTCCagggtgtgtctctggctctgcctggtcctgctactctctcctcacAAGGTTCCAACACGTCCCTGGTCTTCTagggtgtgtctctggctctgcctggtcctgctactctctcctcacAAGGTTCCAACGCGTCCCTGCTATTCCagggtgtgtctctggctctgcctggtcctgctactctctcctcacAAGGTTCCAACACGTCCCTGCTATTCCagggtgtgtctctggctctgcctggccctgctactctctcctcacAAGGTTCCAACACGTCCCTGCTATTCCagggtgtgtctctggctctgcctggccctgctactctctcctcacAAGGTTCCAACACGTCCCTGGTCTTCTagggtgtgtctctggctctgcctggtcctgctactctctcctcacAAG GTTCCAACGCGTCCCTGCTATTCCagggtgtgtctctggctctgcctggtcctgctactctctcctcacAAGGTTCCAACGCGTACCTGCTATTCCagggtgtgtctctggctctgcctggccctgctactctctcctcacAAGGTTCCAACGCGTCCCTGGTCTTCTagggtgtgtctctgtctctgcctggcctgctactctctcctcacAAGGTTCCAACACGTCCCTGCTATTCCAGGGTGGGTCTCTGGCTCTGCCTGGTcctgctactctctcctcacAAGGTTCCAACACGTCCCTGGTCTTCTagggtgtgtctctggctctgtCCTCACCAAGCACAGTGGCATCAGCCCCGTCACCAGCCTACAGTTCTAA
- the LOC127906340 gene encoding uncharacterized protein LOC127906340 isoform X34, whose protein sequence is MVCLWLCLALLLSPHKVPTRPCYSRVCLWLCLVLLLSPHKVPTRPWSSMVCLWLCLALLLSPHKVPMRPCYSRVCLWLCLVLLLSPHKVPTRPWSSRVCLWLCLVLLLSPHKVPTRPCYSRVCLWLCLVLLLSPHKVPTRPCYSRVCLWLCLALLLSPHKVPTRPCYSRVCLWLCLALLLSPHKVPTRPWSSRVCLWLCLVLLLSPHKVPTRPCYSRVCLWLCLVLLLSPHKVPTRTCYSRVCLWLCLALLLSPHKVPTRPWSSRVCLCLCLACYSLLTRFQHVPAIPGWVSGSAWSCYSLLTRFQHVPGLLGCVSGSVLTKHSGISPVTSLQF, encoded by the exons atggtgtgtctctggctctgcctggccctgctactctctcctcacAAGGTTCCAACGCGTCCCTGCTATTCCagggtgtgtctctggctctgcctggtcctgctactctctcctcacAAG GTTCCAACACGTCCCTGGTCTTCTatggtgtgtctctggctctgcctggccctgctactctctcctcacAAGGTTCCAATGCGTCCCTGCTATTCCagggtgtgtctctggctctgcctggtcctgctactctctcctcacAAGGTTCCAACACGTCCCTGGTCTTCTagggtgtgtctctggctctgcctggtcctgctactctctcctcacAAGGTTCCAACGCGTCCCTGCTATTCCagggtgtgtctctggctctgcctggtcctgctactctctcctcacAAGGTTCCAACACGTCCCTGCTATTCCagggtgtgtctctggctctgcctggccctgctactctctcctcacAAGGTTCCAACACGTCCCTGCTATTCCagggtgtgtctctggctctgcctggccctgctactctctcctcacAAGGTTCCAACACGTCCCTGGTCTTCTagggtgtgtctctggctctgcctggtcctgctactctctcctcacAAG GTTCCAACGCGTCCCTGCTATTCCagggtgtgtctctggctctgcctggtcctgctactctctcctcacAAGGTTCCAACGCGTACCTGCTATTCCagggtgtgtctctggctctgcctggccctgctactctctcctcacAAGGTTCCAACGCGTCCCTGGTCTTCTagggtgtgtctctgtctctgcctggcctgctactctctcctcacAAGGTTCCAACACGTCCCTGCTATTCCAGGGTGGGTCTCTGGCTCTGCCTGGTcctgctactctctcctcacAAGGTTCCAACACGTCCCTGGTCTTCTagggtgtgtctctggctctgtCCTCACCAAGCACAGTGGCATCAGCCCCGTCACCAGCCTACAGTTCTAA
- the LOC127906340 gene encoding uncharacterized protein LOC127906340 isoform X33 yields MVCLWLCLALLLSPHKVPTRPWSSRVCLWLCLVLLLSPHKVPTRPWSSMVCLWLCLALLLSPHKVPMRPCYSRVCLWLCLVLLLSPHKVPTRPWSSRVCLWLCLVLLLSPHKVPTRPCYSRVCLWLCLVLLLSPHKVPTRPCYSRVCLWLCLALLLSPHKVPTRPCYSRVCLWLCLALLLSPHKVPTRPWSSRVCLWLCLVLLLSPHKVPTRPCYSRVCLWLCLVLLLSPHKVPTRTCYSRVCLWLCLALLLSPHKVPTRPWSSRVCLCLCLACYSLLTRFQHVPAIPGWVSGSAWSCYSLLTRFQHVPGLLGCVSGSVLTKHSGISPVTSLQF; encoded by the exons atggtgtgtctctggctctgcctggccctgctactctctcctcacAAG GTTCCAACACGTCCCTGGTCTTCTagggtgtgtctctggctctgcctggtcctgctactctctcctcacAAGGTTCCAACACGTCCCTGGTCTTCTatggtgtgtctctggctctgcctggccctgctactctctcctcacAAGGTTCCAATGCGTCCCTGCTATTCCagggtgtgtctctggctctgcctggtcctgctactctctcctcacAAGGTTCCAACACGTCCCTGGTCTTCTagggtgtgtctctggctctgcctggtcctgctactctctcctcacAAGGTTCCAACGCGTCCCTGCTATTCCagggtgtgtctctggctctgcctggtcctgctactctctcctcacAAGGTTCCAACACGTCCCTGCTATTCCagggtgtgtctctggctctgcctggccctgctactctctcctcacAAGGTTCCAACACGTCCCTGCTATTCCagggtgtgtctctggctctgcctggccctgctactctctcctcacAAGGTTCCAACACGTCCCTGGTCTTCTagggtgtgtctctggctctgcctggtcctgctactctctcctcacAAG GTTCCAACGCGTCCCTGCTATTCCagggtgtgtctctggctctgcctggtcctgctactctctcctcacAAGGTTCCAACGCGTACCTGCTATTCCagggtgtgtctctggctctgcctggccctgctactctctcctcacAAGGTTCCAACGCGTCCCTGGTCTTCTagggtgtgtctctgtctctgcctggcctgctactctctcctcacAAGGTTCCAACACGTCCCTGCTATTCCAGGGTGGGTCTCTGGCTCTGCCTGGTcctgctactctctcctcacAAGGTTCCAACACGTCCCTGGTCTTCTagggtgtgtctctggctctgtCCTCACCAAGCACAGTGGCATCAGCCCCGTCACCAGCCTACAGTTCTAA
- the LOC127906340 gene encoding uncharacterized protein LOC127906340 isoform X9: MVCLWLCLALLLSPHKVPTRPCYSRVCLWLCLVLLLSPHKVPTRPWSSRVCLWLCLVLLLSPHKVPTRPWSSRVCLWLCLVLLLSPHKVPTRPWSSRVCLWLCLVLLLSPHKVPTRPWSSMVCLWLCLALLLSPHKVPMRPCYSRVCLWLCLVLLLSPHKVPTRPWSSRVCLWLCLVLLLSPHKVPTRPCYSRVCLWLCLVLLLSPHKVPTRPCYSRVCLWLCLALLLSPHKVPTRPCYSRVCLWLCLALLLSPHKVPTRPWSSRVCLWLCLVLLLSPHKVPTRPCYSRVCLWLCLVLLLSPHKVPTRTCYSRVCLWLCLALLLSPHKVPTRPWSSRVCLCLCLACYSLLTRFQHVPAIPGWVSGSAWSCYSLLTRFQHVPGLLGCVSGSVLTKHSGISPVTSLQF, encoded by the exons atggtgtgtctctggctctgcctggccctgctactctctcctcacAAGGTTCCAACGCGTCCCTGCTATTCCagggtgtgtctctggctctgcctggtcctgctactctctcctcacAAGGTTCCAACACGTCCCTGGTCTTCTagggtgtgtctctggctctgcctggtcctgctactctctcctcacAAGGTTCCAACACGTCCCTGGTCTTCTagggtgtgtctctggctctgcctggtcctgctactctctcctcacAAG GTTCCAACACGTCCCTGGTCTTCTagggtgtgtctctggctctgcctggtcctgctactctctcctcacAAGGTTCCAACACGTCCCTGGTCTTCTatggtgtgtctctggctctgcctggccctgctactctctcctcacAAGGTTCCAATGCGTCCCTGCTATTCCagggtgtgtctctggctctgcctggtcctgctactctctcctcacAAGGTTCCAACACGTCCCTGGTCTTCTagggtgtgtctctggctctgcctggtcctgctactctctcctcacAAGGTTCCAACGCGTCCCTGCTATTCCagggtgtgtctctggctctgcctggtcctgctactctctcctcacAAGGTTCCAACACGTCCCTGCTATTCCagggtgtgtctctggctctgcctggccctgctactctctcctcacAAGGTTCCAACACGTCCCTGCTATTCCagggtgtgtctctggctctgcctggccctgctactctctcctcacAAGGTTCCAACACGTCCCTGGTCTTCTagggtgtgtctctggctctgcctggtcctgctactctctcctcacAAG GTTCCAACGCGTCCCTGCTATTCCagggtgtgtctctggctctgcctggtcctgctactctctcctcacAAGGTTCCAACGCGTACCTGCTATTCCagggtgtgtctctggctctgcctggccctgctactctctcctcacAAGGTTCCAACGCGTCCCTGGTCTTCTagggtgtgtctctgtctctgcctggcctgctactctctcctcacAAGGTTCCAACACGTCCCTGCTATTCCAGGGTGGGTCTCTGGCTCTGCCTGGTcctgctactctctcctcacAAGGTTCCAACACGTCCCTGGTCTTCTagggtgtgtctctggctctgtCCTCACCAAGCACAGTGGCATCAGCCCCGTCACCAGCCTACAGTTCTAA